The sequence ACAGCAACCAGAGCCAGATTGCGTCCCAGATCAGCGGGCGCGTGATCGAATTGCTGGTCGCCGATAACCAGCACGTCGACAAGGGTCAGCCCATCCTGCGAATCGACCCGCGAGACTATCAGGTCAAGCTCGAACAGTCGGAAGCTCAGGAAGCGAACGCCGTCGCGCAGGTCGCGCAGGCACGCGCCGATCTCACCGTACAGATCGCCAATCTCGCGCAGCAGGAAGCGCAAGTGCGCGTGTCCGAGGCCGATCTCGTGCAGGCGAAGCAGGACCTGGCGCGCTACCTCGGTTCGGATCCCGCGGCGATCACGCGCCAGCAACTCGATCAGAGCCAGGCGAGCGCCAAGAGTTCGCAAGCCAAGCTCGACAGCGCCAGGCAGGCAGTCACTGCGGCCCAGGCGCAAATCGTTTCGCAACAGACCAAAATCGATGCGGCACAAGCGTCCGTGCGCCAGATCCACGCCGATGTCGACAACGCCAGATTGCAGTTGAGCTATACGGAGGTGCTTGCGCCCCAGGCGGGCAAGATCACGAAAAGAACCGTGAATCTGGGCAACTATGTAACGCCCGGCCAGGCGCTGGTCGCGGTGGTCCCTAACGACATGTGGGTAACAGCCAATTTCAAGGAAACGCAGCTTATCCATATGAAGGTTGGGCAGCCGGTCGACGTCACCGTCGACGCCTACCCGGACACGGTGCTGCACGCGCACGTCGAGAGCCTGCAGCGCGGCACCGGCTCGGTGTTCAGCAGCCTGCCCGCTGAAAATGCCACGGGCAATTACGTCAAAGTGGTTCAGCGCCTGCCCGTGAAAATCGTTTTCGACGGCGACGACTGGCGCAAGCTACCGCTAGCGCCGGGATTATCGGTCGACCCACGCGTCACGGTGCAATGACCATGGCCGTCACGCATGCGTCGCTTCCCAGGTCGGCGGCCGGATCGTACAACCCCTGGCTGATTGCCGTGATCGTCTCCATCGCCACGTTCATGGAAGTGCTCGACACGACCATTGCGAACGTCGCGCTCAGACATATCGCGGGTGGCCTCGGCGCGAGCCAGGACCAGAGCACCTACATCACGACCAGCTATCTGGTGAGCAATGCGATCATTTTGCCGATCAGCGGATGGCTGGCGAATGTGGTGGGACGCAAGCGCTTCTACATGATCTGCGTGTTCATTTTCACGGTCAGCTCGGTAGCTTGCGGGTTTGCGACATCCTTGCCCATGATGATCGCCTTCCGGGTATTTCAGGGGCTCGGCGGCGGCGGGCTGGCACCGGTTGAACAGAGTATTTTCGCCGACACGTTTACGGAAGAAAAACGCCCTTTGGCCTTTGCGCTATACGGCCTCACCGTCGTCACCGCGCCGGCCATCGGCCCGATGCTCGGCGGCTGGATCACCGAAAACTATTCGTGGCACTGGGTGTTCCTGATCAACTTTCCGGTCGGCATCGTCTCCCTCGTGCTCACCGGCATGTTCGTGAGCGACAGCAAGCTGGTGAAGGAGGAGCGGCGGGCGCTGCTCACGAAGGGACTGCGCATCGATTATTTTGGCTTCGTGCTGGTTGCCGTGGGCTTCGGGTGCCTGCAGATCGTGCTCGACAAGTTCGAGCGCGAAGACGGTTTTTCTTCGCAGTTTATCTGTTGGTTCGCGGCCATCGCGGCCGTGTCGCTGCTCACGCTGATTGTCTGGGAGCTCAGGGTGAGTCAGCCGATTGTGAATCTGCGGCTGTTCAGATCGCGCGCCTTTGCGATTAGCTGCGGCGTCATGTTCGCGTTTGGTTTCATCATCAACAGCACGACGCAACTCCTGCCGCAATTCACGCAGGCCCTGCTCGGCTATGACGCAACGAACGCGGGGTTGACGCTCGGGTTGGGTGGTCTGGTCACGCTGTTTTTCATGCCCATCGCTGGCGTTGTCACGGGGCGCGTGTTTCAGCCGAAATGGCTTGTCATGATGTCGCTCGTGGGTACCGGCGTCGCGCTCTTCAATGCGGCGGGGCTGAACCTGAACATCAGCTTCTGGGACGTTTCACTGTCGCGGCTGTACCAGGTCATCTGGCTGCCGTTCCTTTTCATTCCGCTGTCCGCCGTGCAATTCGTCGGCATACCGCCCAAAGAGAACAATAACGCTTCGGCGTTGATCAACATGATGCGCAACCTCGGCGGAAGCTTCGGCGTCTCGCTGGTGACCACCCAGCTTGCCTGGCGTGAACAGTTTCACCATGCGCGGCTCGCCGAACATATCACGCCCTACAACGGCTTTACCACGTCGCTCAGTTCGATTGCCTCGACCGTCGAGCAGCAAGCGTCCGTCATGAGTTACCTCGACGTCTTCATCATGCTGGGCTGCTTTGCGCTGGTGCTCGCCCCGGTTTGTATCCTGTTACCCAAGCTGCCCAAGGGAGCTCAGATCAATGCGCACTGATTATCGATGGCTGCCGCTGGCCTGCCTGGTTGGCGCCGGCGTGTCACTGATCATGTCCGGCTGCACGATGGGGCCGGACTTCAGGCACCCCACTATCGCAGCACCGGATCAGTGGAGCGGGCCTTCCGCAGCGAACCCGGCGGCTTCCGTCGCCGTTGCCGAACCGATCGACCCCGCGTGGTGGAATAGCTTTGGCGATCCGCTGCTCACGGAGTTGGTCACGCAGGCGATCCAGAATAATCTGGATATCAAGGTCGCCGCTGCGCGGCTGGCCGAGTCCCGGGCGCAACTCGGCCAATCCAGGGCGGCGGAATTCCCGACACTCGACGGCAACGCCTCCTATACCCGTGAATTCCAGAGCCCGGATGGTGTCATCGGTCTGCTGGGCGGCACGGGAAGTTCGACGCCGGGCACCAGCACGAATGGCCTCGGCGGCCGGCAAGGAGGCGTACCGACGCAGGGCGCGACATCGAGCGGTCTGCCGCCATTCAATCTGTATCAGTACGGATTCGATGCCTCCTGGGAACTCGATCTATGGGGTCGCGTGCGACGCACCGCCGAGAATGCGAGTGCCACAGCCGAAGCGCAAGAGGAGGCACGACATGACGCGGTGGTATCGACGACGGCGGAAGTCGCGCGCGACTATCTCGACCTGCGCGGCATCCAGGAGAAGCTCCGTATCACCAGGGAAAATCTGGCTTACGCGCAGCGTACCGTCCAGTTGACAGCCGATCGCGCGCACCACGGATTGGCGACCGATCTCGATGTGGCCAATGCGCAGAGCCAGGCGGCATCGACAGCGGCAGATATCCCGCAGGACGAGCAGCAGCAGGCCCAGCTCATCAATGCGATCGGGCTGCTGCTGGGCGAGTATCCGCAGGCGCTCGCCGCACGGTTGACCGCGCCGTCGGCCGCACCGGTGGTGCCGCCGCGCGTGCCGGTCGGACTGCCGTCCGAGCTGGCGCACCGTCGACCGGACATACGCGAGGCGGAAGCCACGTTGCATGCGGCGACAGCCAACATTGGCGCCGCCAAGGCAGATTTTTTCCCGAAGATCACCTTGTCCGGCAGCGTGGCGATTCAGGCGACCCAGTTCACCAACCTGGGAAGCTGGGGCGCGCGCAGTTATAGCGCTGGACCCAGTCTGTCGATACCGCTCTTCGAAGGCGGCCAGTTGCGGGCGACGCTTGCCTTGAGAGAGGCGCAGCAGCAGGAGGCTGCAATCAATTATCGCAAGACGGTTTTGTCGGCTTTCAAGGACGTGGACGATGCACTGACCGGCTATGCCGCAGAGCAACGGCGTCGGGATCGTCTTGATGAAAGCGTGCAGGCGTCACGACGAGCGCTTGAGTTAGCCAATAAGCGCTATGTCAGAGGGATCTCCAATTACCTCGATGTACTGACAGCACAAAAGACCTTGCTCACCAACGAGGAACAACTGGCTGACAGCACGGCGACGGTAACGACCAATCTGGTGGCTTTATACAAAGCCCTGGGGGGCGGCTGGGATATCGCGGAAGCAAAAGTGAGTGACGCAGCGCAATGAGAAATTTAAAGGAAAACCGATGAGATGCCTGCTGCTTCTACCTGGCGTGACTTTTCTGTTGTCGGGTTGCATTCCGCCGCCCCCGCCGCCGGAATGAATGCCGGCAAAACGCCAACGATACGGAAAAGTATCGCCTGCCAACAAGGCCCCTAGCCCCGCTTCAGCGCCAGCTCGCAAGGAACCTGGAACATCTCCCCGGCAATCGACCCGGCCCGCGCGACCGCATCGGCCGGTACGAACACATAAAACCGCCAGAGATCCGCATACCTGTCCTGCAAAGCACCGATCTCCGCGAACGCTGCACTGCCGGCGTCGTTCAGCAGTTCAAGCCCGCGGCTGGTCTCAACCGGCACGGCCGCTTCCTTCATCGCGGAGAGCGCGGGACAGTACAAGACCACATCCGCGAACGGCAGGTCCAACTTCTCCGCCAGTTCCTTTTCGACTGCCGCTCGTTGAACACGCGACACATGGTAGCGGCTCACCCACTCCTTGCGCAGTTCCAGCGGCACGCTGCGTCCCGACACCACGTAGCCGCGTTTAAGCAGATCGCGATTCAGCGTGCGTTGCGCAAGCGCGGCAGCGTCCGCCACCCCGCAACGCGCGAGACGATCCAGCAGTGTCCAGTCGTTGAGTTCGAGCAAATCGCTCTCGGCGAGCACACCGTGATCGAGCGCGATCTCCACTGATTTGGAAATCATCGCGCCCGCGACCACCTTGGTGTGGTGATAGTAAACACGCTCGGTGAGGTAGTACCGCAGTCGCAGCACGCCGATGATCTCGGAGCGCGCGTCCGGACGGTCCATGCCATGTCTGGCGAGCCGGATCACCAGCCGGTCGGCGTGCTCGGCGAAGCAGCGGAAAATCCGGTCGTCGTAATTCTGCGAAAGACCGGCGAAGAAACTGTCGCGCCGCAGATAGTCGAGCAGATCGGCGTCGATGCTGCCCGACACAATGTCCTGCGCCCAGCGCGGCACGCTCTCCGGCGACGACAAACCGAGCAGGCCACCCACCATATCGCGAATACCCAGACGACTTAATGCAGCGCCCAACTCTCCGGCAAACATATCCGCGAGACGCGACCCTTTGTCGTGCCGCGCGAACAGGCGACGCTCGTCTTCCAGCGTGTGGCCGAATGGCACATGCGTGACATCGTGAAGCAAGGCCGCCACGCCGATCGCATCTTCCAGCTCAGCGGGGATCGACAGACCCGAGCGCCGCAAGCTCGCGACGATTCGATGCGCGACCGCGCAAACGCCGATCGAGTGATCGAAGCGCGTATGCAGCGCGCCCGGATAGACGAGATGCGCGGTGCCGAGTTGCTTGATACCGCGCAGCCGCTGCATGACCGGCAGATCGACAACTGCGGTCTCAAGACTACTTAGCTCGATATCGCCATGGATAGGATCGCGCAGCAGAGCTTGTGTCATGGCGTGTCCTCTTGGTCGTTCAAGGCCGTTTCCGGCTTGCGCGCCAGCTCGACAAAAGCCTTGAGATAGTCGACATCGATATCGGTTTCCCGCGCGCCGAGAAAAATCTGTTTGGCGATACCCTTTCGCCCCAGCCGCACCGGCACGAGGTTCATCGTGCCCGCATATTCTTCCACCAGCCAGCGCGGCAGCGCCGCGACGCCGCGGCCGCTCGCCACCATCTGCAGCATGATATCCGTCGTCTCGATCGCCTTGTGACGATGCGGCGTGATGCCGGCCGGCATCAGAAACTGATTGTAGATATCCAGCCGGTCGGTCTCGACCGGATAGGTGATCAACACCTCGCGCGTCAACTGCTCCGGCTTCACATATTCAACCGCGGCCAGCGGATGTTCGCGATTCACCACCAGCACCTGCTCGTAATCGAACACCGGTTCGAAGCGCAAGCCCGGCTTGTAAAGCGGGTCGGGCGTGACCAGCAGATCGATCTCATAGCCGAACAACGCACCGATGCCGCCGAACTGAAATTTCTGTTTGACGTCGACATCGACGTCGGGCCAGCGCGCCAGATACGGCGATACGACCTTAAGCAGCCACTGATAGCACGGATGACATTCCATGCCGATGCGCAGCGCTCCGCGCTCGCCCTGCGCGTATTGGCGCAGGCGTTCTTCGGCGAGATCCAGTTGCGGCAGCAAACGGTTCGCCACGGCCAGCAGATATTCGCCGGCCTGCGTCAACCGCAAGCTGCGCCCCTCGCGCAACCAGATATCGGTGCCCAGTTGCTGCTCCAGCTTCTTCATGGAGTGGCTGAGCGCGGATTGCGTCACGCACAGAATGTCCGCCGCAGCGGTCAGCGAGCCGTGCTTGTCCACCGCCTGGACGATCGCCAGATGAATTCTCTCAAGCATGATGATCCATGAACAAAACTAATGGTTCGTTGAATTATCACCATTTTACTTCATGGAAAGCGCTCTATAGCATTCACGCATCCCGAATCACATCCGCAACTGACCGAATCAAGGCGACACGATGGCAACCGCACACAATCTGGGCTTCCCCCGCATCGGCGCGAAGCGCGAACTGAAATTCGCGCTGGAATCCTACTGGAAAGGCGAGTCCTCGCTCGACGATCTGAAGTCGCTGGGCGCGCAATTGCGTCAACGTCACTGGGCGCACCAGGCCGACCTCGGCTTCGCCGCCGCCGGTGATTTCGCGTTCTACGATCAGGTGCTGGACATGAGCTTCACGCTGGGCAACCTGCCGGAGCGCGTGCAAGGTTTCCACGGCGATACGCTCGACAACGCTTTCCGTGTCGCGCGCGGTCGTTCGGCCAAGGGCGCCGAAGACCACAGCGCGTGCTGCGGCGGCGTCGCGGCCGGCGAGATGACCAAGTGGTTCGACACCAACTACCACTTCATCGTCCCCGAGTTCAGCGCGAGCACGGCATTCAAGCTCGATCCGTCGCGTCTGCTGGACCAACTCGCCGAAGCCCGCGCGCAAGGCGTCAAGGTCAAGCCGGTGATCGTCGGCCCGGTGACGTATCTGGCGCTCGGCAAGGCCAAGGACGATTCCGACAAGCTCGCCCTGTTGCCGCGCTTGCTGCCGGTCTATGCCGAACTGCTGGCCACGCTGGCCGCGCAAGGCGTCGAATGGGTGCAGATCGACGAACCGATCCTGGTGACCGAACTTTCCGCCGAATGGCAACAGGCCGTCGACACCGCGTACCAGGCGCTCGCCAACGGCAAGGTCAAGCTGTTGCTCGCCACCTACTTCGGCCAGTTGCTCGGCAACCTGCCGCTCGTCTGCAAGCTGCCGGTGCAAGGTCTGCATCTGGATGCGATCAACGCCCGTGCCGAAGTCGCCGCCGTGATCGCTCAATTGCCGCAAGACCGCGTGCTGTCGCTGGGCGTGATCAACGGCCGCAACATCTGGAAGACCGATCTGGCGAGCGTGCTCGACTGGCTCGAACCGGTCGCGCAGCAACTGGGCGAACGGCTGTGGATCGCGCCGTCGTGCTCGCTGCTGCATGTGCCGGTGGATCTGGAAAGCGAACAGAAGCTGGATGCTGAAGTCCGCTCGTGGCTCGCTTTCGCGCTGCAGAAGCTGGGTGAACTGAAGGTGCTGGCCATCGCGCTGAATCAAGGCCGCGACGCGGTCAAGACCGAGCTGGCCGCCAACCGCGCCGCCATCGCCGCACGCCGCGCTTCGCCGCGCGTCAACAACCCGGCGGTCAAGGCAGCGCTCGCGAAAATCAACCCGGCGCTCGGCCAACGCAAAAACGCTTACCCGGCGCGTGCCGACAAGCAGGCCGCGTTGCTGAAGCTGCCGGCGTACCCGACCACGACGATCGGCTCGTTCCCGCAGACCGGCGAAATCCGCCAGGCGCGCAGCCAGTTCAAAAGCGGCGCGCTCGACGAAGCCGGCTACAAGACCGCGATGCGCGCCGAGATCGAACGCAGCGTGCGCGAGCAGGAAGCGTTGGGCCTCGACGTCCTGGTGCACGGCGAAGCGGAACGTAACGACATGGTCGAATACTTCGGCGAACAGCTCGACGGCTACGCGTTCAGCCAGTTCGGCTGGGTGCAGTCGTACGGCTCGCGTTGCGTGAAGCCGCCTGTCCTGTTCGGCGACATCAGCCGTCCGAAGGCGATGACGGTCGAATGGATCAAGTACGCGCAGTCGCTCACCAACAAGCCGATGAAGGGCATGCTGACCGGTCCGGTCACGATCCTGAACTGGTCGTTCGTGCGTGACGATCAGCCGCGTTCGGTGTCGTGCTACCAGTTGGCGCTGGCGATCCG is a genomic window of Paraburkholderia bryophila containing:
- a CDS encoding HlyD family secretion protein codes for the protein MGKLPGRYRYRWNYVSSCCPWGKLFSDYHNILNRTVPYRSIVVSGLSAQFLEKPMAGSESDQETPSGVQQDPERAEANQAPASPRRKRLNLLIGATVLTVVVVAGLSYWLHSRHYESTDDAFIDSNQSQIASQISGRVIELLVADNQHVDKGQPILRIDPRDYQVKLEQSEAQEANAVAQVAQARADLTVQIANLAQQEAQVRVSEADLVQAKQDLARYLGSDPAAITRQQLDQSQASAKSSQAKLDSARQAVTAAQAQIVSQQTKIDAAQASVRQIHADVDNARLQLSYTEVLAPQAGKITKRTVNLGNYVTPGQALVAVVPNDMWVTANFKETQLIHMKVGQPVDVTVDAYPDTVLHAHVESLQRGTGSVFSSLPAENATGNYVKVVQRLPVKIVFDGDDWRKLPLAPGLSVDPRVTVQ
- a CDS encoding DHA2 family efflux MFS transporter permease subunit; the encoded protein is MEVLDTTIANVALRHIAGGLGASQDQSTYITTSYLVSNAIILPISGWLANVVGRKRFYMICVFIFTVSSVACGFATSLPMMIAFRVFQGLGGGGLAPVEQSIFADTFTEEKRPLAFALYGLTVVTAPAIGPMLGGWITENYSWHWVFLINFPVGIVSLVLTGMFVSDSKLVKEERRALLTKGLRIDYFGFVLVAVGFGCLQIVLDKFEREDGFSSQFICWFAAIAAVSLLTLIVWELRVSQPIVNLRLFRSRAFAISCGVMFAFGFIINSTTQLLPQFTQALLGYDATNAGLTLGLGGLVTLFFMPIAGVVTGRVFQPKWLVMMSLVGTGVALFNAAGLNLNISFWDVSLSRLYQVIWLPFLFIPLSAVQFVGIPPKENNNASALINMMRNLGGSFGVSLVTTQLAWREQFHHARLAEHITPYNGFTTSLSSIASTVEQQASVMSYLDVFIMLGCFALVLAPVCILLPKLPKGAQINAH
- a CDS encoding efflux transporter outer membrane subunit, giving the protein MRTDYRWLPLACLVGAGVSLIMSGCTMGPDFRHPTIAAPDQWSGPSAANPAASVAVAEPIDPAWWNSFGDPLLTELVTQAIQNNLDIKVAAARLAESRAQLGQSRAAEFPTLDGNASYTREFQSPDGVIGLLGGTGSSTPGTSTNGLGGRQGGVPTQGATSSGLPPFNLYQYGFDASWELDLWGRVRRTAENASATAEAQEEARHDAVVSTTAEVARDYLDLRGIQEKLRITRENLAYAQRTVQLTADRAHHGLATDLDVANAQSQAASTAADIPQDEQQQAQLINAIGLLLGEYPQALAARLTAPSAAPVVPPRVPVGLPSELAHRRPDIREAEATLHAATANIGAAKADFFPKITLSGSVAIQATQFTNLGSWGARSYSAGPSLSIPLFEGGQLRATLALREAQQQEAAINYRKTVLSAFKDVDDALTGYAAEQRRRDRLDESVQASRRALELANKRYVRGISNYLDVLTAQKTLLTNEEQLADSTATVTTNLVALYKALGGGWDIAEAKVSDAAQ
- a CDS encoding HD domain-containing protein, whose amino-acid sequence is MTQALLRDPIHGDIELSSLETAVVDLPVMQRLRGIKQLGTAHLVYPGALHTRFDHSIGVCAVAHRIVASLRRSGLSIPAELEDAIGVAALLHDVTHVPFGHTLEDERRLFARHDKGSRLADMFAGELGAALSRLGIRDMVGGLLGLSSPESVPRWAQDIVSGSIDADLLDYLRRDSFFAGLSQNYDDRIFRCFAEHADRLVIRLARHGMDRPDARSEIIGVLRLRYYLTERVYYHHTKVVAGAMISKSVEIALDHGVLAESDLLELNDWTLLDRLARCGVADAAALAQRTLNRDLLKRGYVVSGRSVPLELRKEWVSRYHVSRVQRAAVEKELAEKLDLPFADVVLYCPALSAMKEAAVPVETSRGLELLNDAGSAAFAEIGALQDRYADLWRFYVFVPADAVARAGSIAGEMFQVPCELALKRG
- a CDS encoding LysR family transcriptional regulator, with the translated sequence MLERIHLAIVQAVDKHGSLTAAADILCVTQSALSHSMKKLEQQLGTDIWLREGRSLRLTQAGEYLLAVANRLLPQLDLAEERLRQYAQGERGALRIGMECHPCYQWLLKVVSPYLARWPDVDVDVKQKFQFGGIGALFGYEIDLLVTPDPLYKPGLRFEPVFDYEQVLVVNREHPLAAVEYVKPEQLTREVLITYPVETDRLDIYNQFLMPAGITPHRHKAIETTDIMLQMVASGRGVAALPRWLVEEYAGTMNLVPVRLGRKGIAKQIFLGARETDIDVDYLKAFVELARKPETALNDQEDTP
- the metE gene encoding 5-methyltetrahydropteroyltriglutamate--homocysteine S-methyltransferase — its product is MATAHNLGFPRIGAKRELKFALESYWKGESSLDDLKSLGAQLRQRHWAHQADLGFAAAGDFAFYDQVLDMSFTLGNLPERVQGFHGDTLDNAFRVARGRSAKGAEDHSACCGGVAAGEMTKWFDTNYHFIVPEFSASTAFKLDPSRLLDQLAEARAQGVKVKPVIVGPVTYLALGKAKDDSDKLALLPRLLPVYAELLATLAAQGVEWVQIDEPILVTELSAEWQQAVDTAYQALANGKVKLLLATYFGQLLGNLPLVCKLPVQGLHLDAINARAEVAAVIAQLPQDRVLSLGVINGRNIWKTDLASVLDWLEPVAQQLGERLWIAPSCSLLHVPVDLESEQKLDAEVRSWLAFALQKLGELKVLAIALNQGRDAVKTELAANRAAIAARRASPRVNNPAVKAALAKINPALGQRKNAYPARADKQAALLKLPAYPTTTIGSFPQTGEIRQARSQFKSGALDEAGYKTAMRAEIERSVREQEALGLDVLVHGEAERNDMVEYFGEQLDGYAFSQFGWVQSYGSRCVKPPVLFGDISRPKAMTVEWIKYAQSLTNKPMKGMLTGPVTILNWSFVRDDQPRSVSCYQLALAIREEVIDLEKAGVRVIQIDEAALREGLPLRQAQWQEYLDWAVESFRITANGVDDETQIHTHMCYSEFNDIIASIADMDADVITIETSRSDMELLDAFDHFNYPNEIGPGVYDIHSPNIPTQEHIVQLMKKAAERIPAQRLWVNPDCGLKTRQWEEVLPALTNMVAAAKTLRAAS